The DNA sequence CGACCAGACGGCACACGTCAGGTTCCTCGCAGCAGTGCTGGGATCCGGTCCGGGTCGACGTTCCCCCCCGAGAGGATGAGGACGGTGACCCCTCCGCCCGTAGGGGGCGGGATCCTCCCGGCGAGAAGTGCAGCCAATCCCGCCGCCGCCGCGGGTTCGACGACGAGCTTGGCTCGCTCGAGGATCCATCGCATGGCGTCACCGATCTCGGCGTCCTCCACGGTGACCACGTCGCGGGCACGTTCCCTGACGATGGGGTAGGTGAGGGCGCCGGCCATGGGCGCGGCCAACCCGTCGGCGATCGAGGCGACCCGGGTCAAGCGCACCGGCTTCCCTTGATCGAGGCTTGCCCGCATGGCCGCGGCGCCTGACGGCTCGACGCCCCAGATCTCGACCTCGGGACGCAGCGCGCCCAACCCGACGCACGTCCCCGCGATCAGCCCGCCACCCCCGACCGGGACGACGACCCGTTCGACGTCGGGCACCTGACTCAGGATCTCCAGTCCAACCGTGCCCTGGCCGGCGATCACGTGCGGGTCGTCGAACGGGTGGAGCAGGGTGTAGCCCTCCTCGGCGGCCAAGCGCTCGGCTTCCTCGAAGGCGGCGGCTGCGTCCCGGACCAACACGACGCGGGCACCGTACCCCCGCGCGCCCTCGACCTTGGCCCGTGGTGCCGATTCCGGCATCACGACCACGGAATGCGTCCCGGCGCGCTGTGCGGCCCAGGCGACGGCCTGGGCGTGGTTGCCCGCGGACACCGTCACCAGCCCGCGGGCGAGTGCCTCGTCCGGCAGCGTGAGCGCACGATTCAGTGCTCCGCGGACCTTGTAGGAGCCCGTTTTCTGGAACGTCTCGCACTTGAACGCCAGTGGGGAGCCTGCCCGTCGATCGAGGGCCCGGCAGGTGTGGATCGGAGTGCGATGCACCTGGCCCGCGATCTGGCGGGCCGCTCGCTCGACCGCTTCCACGGCGATGGGGTCGATCATCCATGACTCCGCGACACGGGGGCAGCGCCCCAACCTGACGGGGGGAGCCATGCATCGCCAGGCGGGACCCGACCAAGGTTCAAGGACTGCAACCGGTTGCTGCCCCCGAGCCCCGCCTCTACCTTCGACCAACCACCCCCGGGAACGTCCGTCCGGACCCGGGCGGCGAGTCGCATGCGGCGGCTCTGCGAGCCGCCCTTGAACCTTTCCCATGAGGAGTTCGATGCGTACCAA is a window from the Gemmatimonadota bacterium genome containing:
- a CDS encoding threonine/serine dehydratase gives rise to the protein MIDPIAVEAVERAARQIAGQVHRTPIHTCRALDRRAGSPLAFKCETFQKTGSYKVRGALNRALTLPDEALARGLVTVSAGNHAQAVAWAAQRAGTHSVVVMPESAPRAKVEGARGYGARVVLVRDAAAAFEEAERLAAEEGYTLLHPFDDPHVIAGQGTVGLEILSQVPDVERVVVPVGGGGLIAGTCVGLGALRPEVEIWGVEPSGAAAMRASLDQGKPVRLTRVASIADGLAAPMAGALTYPIVRERARDVVTVEDAEIGDAMRWILERAKLVVEPAAAAGLAALLAGRIPPPTGGGVTVLILSGGNVDPDRIPALLRGT